The DNA region TAACTAAGTGAACACAAAAAATGTCCATTTTGATCTTCTCCATCCTCATTCTCTCTACTTTTTTATCCGTCTCCGGCCAAAAAAAGCCAAGTGTTTACGAGGTTCTCCAAAACTACACCTTACCACGAGGAATACTACCAGAAGGCGTCCGGGACTACCAGCTAAACCGAAAAACCGGGGTATTCAAAGTTCATTTCAATAGCACGTGTCAGTTTCCTATAGAGTCGTACAAGGTCAAATACAAATCCACAATCTCCGGCATCATATCAAGAGGACGGGTCATGAGGCTGATGGGCGTAAGCGTCAAAGTGCTTTTCTTTTGGCTCAACATCTCCGAGGTGTCTCGTGACGGCGACGACGTCGAGTTCTCCGTTGGTGCTGCTTCTGAGGAGTTCTCGGCCAAGTATTTCGTGGACAGTCCACAGTGTGGTTGTGGGTATAATTGTTATAATGGGCCCGTATCTTCCTCTTGAAGCCCCATGGGTCTTAAAACTgttatgaataaataaaataaacataggCCTCGAAGCTAATATGCataacaaattaataaactACAAActgttgttttaaaaaaaaaaaatcatgtttcagtaaaataaaaactttgttaattcACCTTTTTATCGAGTATtcaatttctttatattttagtttgtgTTATATGAGTTGTAAAATAATTGATTAGGTTTTGTTGGTTAAgaaattttgtgtttgtttattttgttaacaaaatgacaagaaatacttttgttattattttatacttgCAAAAAACCCAAATTCCAAAAGAACAACACCTCATGTGCTCAAGTGATGACGTGTCCAGTAGTTAGGTGAAACGGTGTCGTGTAGATGGTCGCATGATATGCTGAGAATGAGATAGCTACAAAAGTCTCTCACGTCTTTCCCAGAGAAAGTGACGGGAAACGAAATCTAACCGGGATAATAAACCTAAAACCTAAATCACTGTTTTGGAACTCCTAAAGATTCGTAATTTTGGGTTTCATCGACATGTCCCTTCTTCCGATTTCGATCGTCTcgttccttttctttctctgccTTCATTCGCCATTCATCGCCGCCGCTACAGATGACGATTTGCCGACGGCGTATTCTGTCCTCCAAAGCTACAACTTTCCCGTCGGAATCCTTCCTAAAGGAGTCGTATCATATGATCTAGATGAATCCACTGGCAAATTTCACGCGTATTTCAACAAATCGTGCAGTTTCGCTCTTCAAGGCTCGTACCAGTTGGATTACAAATCTACAATCTCTGGCTACATATCGGAGAACAAGCTCACCAAGCTTACCGGCGTGAAGGTCAAAGTCTTGTTCTTGTGGCTTAACATCGTTGAGGTTGTCAGGAACGGTGACGAACTGGAGTTCTCCGTAGGGATTACATCGGCGAACTTTGCGATCGATGAGTTTTACGAGTCGCCGCAGTGTGGATGCGGGTTTGATTGTAATTCGATTAAGGAGAATTTGGGAAGAAACCCTTTTGTTTCTTCCGTTTAAAGGTTAAgactttttggttctttttttctccaatcATTGAATTTGTCTGCGTTCTTTGTTTTCAGTCAATGCTTTGTTTGTATCTCTTGTTAGGATCCAACCGATGAATTGTATTTATGAACCGATCTGGAATAAAAGGGTGGAggcatttttatatataattggcACACATTGAGACAATTTCGTTTTGGCTGATCAATGGTTTGTGTGTGTTGCATCCTACGAATGTGTTAGATCTTTGATCCTTGGTGTCAGATAAAATCATGGCGGTGGGTTCTTTGGAAGTTGATTGTAGCCTAGTGATGATAAATTTGTACCCCACATTCTTGGGTTCGACCAACACCTCGTCAACGTTTTAGCTTTACTTCAATAGAAGATGGTTTTGAGATCATTGGGTTTTTGAACTCTAGCACTCCATGATATCTGTGTTAGTTTGTGATTagatttagttttgtttgaatcATGGCTCGAGATTCTTTGCTCACAGACATGGTCTTATCTTTCTCATCCAAGACTTGACAAAACTAAAGTGGACAATATCCTCCACTGGAATCAAACTTGGACATGAACACAACTTTAAATGTAAAACTAGGTTACAATGGGTGGAAAATCTTTTGTGTAAGCTCAACTTCCGGTTGTTGGTAACAGTATATTAGACGAAGTAGGA from Camelina sativa cultivar DH55 chromosome 3, Cs, whole genome shotgun sequence includes:
- the LOC104760101 gene encoding uncharacterized protein LOC104760101; amino-acid sequence: MSLLPISIVSFLFFLCLHSPFIAAATDDDLPTAYSVLQSYNFPVGILPKGVVSYDLDESTGKFHAYFNKSCSFALQGSYQLDYKSTISGYISENKLTKLTGVKVKVLFLWLNIVEVVRNGDELEFSVGITSANFAIDEFYESPQCGCGFDCNSIKENLGRNPFVSSV
- the LOC104760100 gene encoding uncharacterized protein LOC104760100, with translation MSILIFSILILSTFLSVSGQKKPSVYEVLQNYTLPRGILPEGVRDYQLNRKTGVFKVHFNSTCQFPIESYKVKYKSTISGIISRGRVMRLMGVSVKVLFFWLNISEVSRDGDDVEFSVGAASEEFSAKYFVDSPQCGCGYNCYNGPVSSS